Proteins co-encoded in one Fusarium musae strain F31 chromosome 3, whole genome shotgun sequence genomic window:
- a CDS encoding hypothetical protein (EggNog:ENOG41) → MASQNSSSTVEARLAAVEKLAQRAYDRGEVENVFSKYMHLHNVFQDEQIKSLWVKRGTPGVHAQYTNVGVYTDYDSIMAYHSGRPSPPGKLILHETTTPLIEVAGDGETAKGFWLMAGVESGLADPKNVGTMPEFLYEPEDKNVDGKRVWTHWVWCHYALDFLKQDGQWKIWHFRCLEVTRAPFSENWITFAKKNQLAFDKDLAYFGNDGKAVFMPTPDAKPEKVSYANHLGYVPD, encoded by the exons ATGGCTTCACAAAATTCTAGTTCTACCGTTGAGGCGAGACTTGCGGCCGTGGAGAAGCTAGCACAGCGA gcctacGATCGAGGAGAGGTAGAGAACGTGTTCAGCAAGTATATGCATCTTCACAACGTGTTCCAAGACGAACAGATCAAGTCGCTGTGGGTCAAGCGAGGTACCCCTGGAGTCCACGCTCAGTATACCAACGTCGGAGTGTACACCGACTACGACAGCATTATGGCCTACCATAGCGGTCGACCGTCGCCTCCCGGAAAACTGATTCTACACGAAACTACTACCCCATTAATCGAGGTTGCAGGCGACGGCGAAACTGCCAAGGGGTTTTGGCTAATGGCCGGAGTTGAAAGTGGCCTAGCTGACCCCAAGAACGTGGGGACCATGCCCGAGTTTCTCTACGAACCCGAAGACAAGAATGTCGACGGGAAGCGAGTCTGGACTCACTGGGTCTGGTGCCACTATGCCTTGGACTTTCTAAAACAGGATGGACAGTGGAAGATCTGGCATTTCCGTTGTCTCGAAGTGACTCGTGCACCATTTAGTGAGAACTGGATCACGTTTGCCAAGAAGAACCAGTTGGCGTTTGATAAG GACCTTGCGTACTTTGGAAACGACGGCAAAGCTGTCTTTATGCCGACGCCTGATGCCAAGCCAGAAAAGGTCAGTTATGCGAATCATTTGGGATATGTACCGGACTAA
- a CDS encoding hypothetical protein (EggNog:ENOG41) has protein sequence MDKKSSQGLDRVEPVNRAPSVSRGSIIDADDRRLRAQGHKAELERSFSWLGALSLAYSISNSWLTYASSFGLVLIYGGGITTLFALFIAAAAQWIVFLGLAELCSAFPSSGGQYHFTYIVASPKTRNFGAFVTGSINILAWWITTCSGLIYTAISAFGCAAAWFPDFAQQRYQVYLCYLGVTLLSLIPIYTIKQRHLDFMTESTTGFSLVGMVLTIAVCLGMADGDYAPGTIILENRGISGWNTGTGWLLSIAAALYCFAANGAVTHIAEELPNPGRKLPQVLNMSMVMGIVIVTPWTVAMLYSIKDLNAVQSSFLPSFEVFYQATGSKAAATGLQAHLTFLYYTCIPSQWVTCSRITWAFARDQGLPFAEYWQHIDPKRGIPWRTTLLSAAFCALYGLIYVASTTAFNSIINATCLMLNLSYVIPQGVLLTQGRDKLPRRAFSLGKLGYAVNLYSVVFMIVIGVVFCLPQTNPTTAGSMNYNAPVVVGLFTIVCLLWIERRSKFNGPQIDWDLLNEANEED, from the exons ATGGATAAAAAGTCTTCCCAAGGTCTTGATCGGGTCGAGCCCGTTAACCGTGCCCCCTCGGTCAGCAGAGGGTCTATCATCGATGCTGACGACAGGCGTCTTCGCGCCCAGGGGCACAAAGCAGAACTCGAGAGATCTTTCTCCTGGCTGGGTGCACTTTCTCTGGCATACAG TATCTCGAACTCGTGGCTCACATACGCTTCGTCCTTCGGCCTCGTGCTCATCTATGGAGGCGGCATCACTACTTTGTTTGCCCTCTTTATCGCCGCTGCCGCTCAGTGGATCGTCTTCCTCGGACTGGCTGAGCTATGCTCTGCGTTTCCATCTTCGGGTGGACAATACCACTTTACATACATCGTCGCGTCGCCGAAAACTCGCAACTTTGGCGCCTTTGTCACAGGGTCGATCAATATTCTTGCGTGGTGGATCACCACATGCTCTGGTCTGATCTATACGGCCATTTCTGCCTTTGGATGTGCGGCAGCTTGGTTTCCAGACTTTGCACAGCAGCGATATCAGGTCTACCTTTGCTACCTGGGCGTTACTCTTCTGTCGC TAATTCCAATTTACACGATCAAGCAGCGACACCTCGACTTCATGACCGAATCGACTACGGGCTTCTCTCTTGTTGGAATGGTACTTACCATTGCAGTATGCTTAGGCATGGCTGATGGAGATTACGCTCCGGGCACAATTATACTCGAGAATCGTGGCATCAGCGGCTGGAATACTGGGACAGGCTGGCTCCTCTCCATTGCTGCTGCACTCTACTGTTTCGCCGCAAATGGTGCTGTTACACATATCGCCGAGGAGCTACCTAACCCAGGTCGCAAGCTTCCCCAAGTCCT GAACATGAGCATGGTCATGGGTATAGTCATTGTCACCCCTTGGACTGTTGCTATGCTCTATTCCATCAAAGACTTGAACGCCGTCCAGAGTTCCTTTCTTCCTAGCTTTGAGGTCTTTTACCAGGCCACTGGTAGCAAAGCTGCTGCAACTGGCCTGCAAGCTCACCTCACGTTTCTTTACTATA CGTGCATCCCAAGCCAGTGGGTTACGTGCAGTCGTATCACCTGGGCATTTGCTCGCGAT CAAGGACTTCCATTCGCTGAATATTGGCAGCATATTGACCCAAAGCGCGGCATTCCTTGGAGAACAACTCTTCTTTCAGCCGCATTCTGCGCTCTCTACGGCTTGATCTATGTCGCAAGCACAACAGCCTTCAACTCAATTATCAATGCAACCTGCCTTATGCTGAACCTTTCATACGTTATCCCTCAGGGAGTCTTGCTCACCCAAGGTCGCGATAAGTTGCCAAGGCGTGCCTTCAGTCTTGGTAAGCTCGGTTATGCAGTGAACCTGTACTCGGTTGTGTTTATGATCGTGATTGGTGTCGTGTTCTGTCTTCCGCAGACCAATCCGACAACTGCCGGGTCTATGAACTA taACGCCCCCGTTGTTGTCGGTCTCTTCACGATCGTTTGCCTCCTGTGGATTGAACGGCGATCCAAATTCAATGGCCCTCAAATTGACTGGGACTTGCTCAACGAAGCCAACGAGGAGGACTGA
- a CDS encoding hypothetical protein (EggNog:ENOG41) produces the protein MVISPAGQSTSESSPDTATADTSAADTSTAVTDTDKDTSTSTSSLSSVGSVVLNQLVQLTGQSSPAATTGDTGTSAFTALPSSAGNAVLNQLPQSTSQSSLDTTTTDTSAASTDISTPIVSSSNESTDVAYQVHQSTSQTLSDTTTIEISTDDIDTDTSVSIVLTSTEDTDVTYQADQSTSQSSGAMTTDPSTGTGISTYTDLPSSLDNLFISQTDESTSQTSSDVTTTTISTTDTDTDTYTSTVSPSPVGGVVVNQLYQWVTVTSYDATVSAAATVSFTPSLAEQTGTVIVYEPQQWVTVTSYGVVTAPYTTTMPQSGPGETVTVVVVEPQSYVTITRHGSVTAPALTTESPTGPQSVITVFLDLPQLYGSISMPSTTTYPVSNAGDVITVVITLQQLYTTVTSYGSFSTPMTTTYPASSEGDTMTVEVNLPQLYTTVTSYGTFTAPGIKTYPVSLAGDVITIEVDLPQLYTTVTNYVPGITAPAATTLPESAAGDVITVLLDLPQSYTTVTSYVDTVTPPLTATYQPSIPGDSGTIVVEIPQVYTTVRSYRPDITAPEATTLPAATAGDVITVLLDLPQSYTTVTTYVDSLTTPSTTTYQPSLEWDFVTVMVKIPQVYTTITSYGTFASPLTTTLQPSTAGDAYTVLVDLPISYLTVTSYGSFTQPTTTTLAPSDGLAAVVVGLPQPYTTITSYGSFTTSATTTLAPSVPGSDATVLVQVPQSYTTLTSYGDFTGLLTTTLDPSAPGPVATVVVKAPQLYTTVTSYGPFTADVTTTIGPSMPGALATVFEQVPQSYTTVTTYGTFTALETSTLKDPVPGPLATVIVQAPQPYTTVTSYEFISAATTTTLPLASQDVVATVLIQLPQPCTTVTSYGSFTTPVTSTVAPSAPGSLATVVVGLPQLYTTVTSYGFVTSAATATLKPASQGGVATVVIKAPMSYTTLTTYGAFTTTAITTMAPDSQDSVATVVVRVPQSYTTLTTYGSFSGTATTTLAPASQGDSGTVVVQVPQPYTTLFKYGSYTTGATTTIPPAFQGDPATVIVQVEASYTTVTSYSTGFTGSSTSTGPVPTDGSPATVCVVLPAVGTQVADQTCDNTGLEYAIYAHNYYNSDAPNYSSFDAESFKTRLPTFTGITDRIGIEEVGGGTSGNPYTPQSIYPLSPIQWWQYKAVNHRAFLYAPISGVYSIIVPYSDEITLVWFGDKAMTSWTRSNADLEQGYSWGPSASKTYKIQLTAGTYTPFRLLWANA, from the exons ATGGTTATCTCTCCGGCAGGTCAGTCGACTAGTGAATCATCTCCCGATACAGCTACAGCCGACACATCTGCCGCCGACACATCTACAGCAGTTACAGACACAGACAAGGACACGTCTACATCTACTAGCTCGCTCTCGAGTGTAGGTAGCGTTGTTCTCAATCAGCTAGTTCAATTGACTGGTCAGTCATCTCCTGCTGCGACGACGGGTGACACAGGCACGTCTGCATTTACCGCTTTGCCTTCTAGTGCAGGAAACGCTGTTCTCAATCAGCTTCCTCAATCGACTAGTCAATCATCTCTTGATACGACTACCACCGATACATCTGCAGCAAGCACAGACATCTCTACGCCAATAGTTTCGTCCTCTAATGAGAGCACTGATGTTGCCTACCAGGTACATCAATCAACTAGTCAAACATTATCTGATACAACAACAATCGAGATATCTACAGACGATATAGACACAGACACATCTGTATCTATTGTTTTAACTTCTACTGAGGATACAGATGTTACCTATCAGGCAGATCAATCGACTAGTCAATCCTCTGGTGCCATGACTACCGACCCATCAACAGGCACAGGCATTTCTACATATACAGATTTACCTTCTAGTTTAGATAACCTCTTTATCAGTCAGACGGATGAATCGACTAGTCAAACATCATCTGATGTAACGACAACCACAATATCTACAACcgacacagacacagacacgtATACATCTACAGTTTCGCCTTCTCCTGTaggtggtgttgttgttaaTCAGCTGTACCAGTGGGTGACTGTCACCTCATACGATGCAACAGTTTCAGCCGCGGCTACAGTCAGTTTTACTCCTTCTCTCGCAGAGCAGACGGGCACTGTTATTGTGTATGAGCCACAACAGTGGGTGACTGTTACGTCCTATGGAGTTGTCACAGCTCCATACACAACCACCATGCCTCAGTCCGGTCCGGGCGAAACTGTGACCGTTGTGGTCGTGGAGCCACAGTCATATGTGACAATTACTCGACACGGAAGTGTCACAGCACCGGCTTTGACAACCGAGAGTCCCACTGGCCCCCAGAGCGTTATAACCgtgtttcttgatcttcctcAGTT GTATGGCTCGATTTCCATGCCTAGCACAACGACATATCCAGTCTCCAATGCCGGAGATGTTATTACAGTAGTAATTACTCTACAACAACTTTATACTACTGTTACGAGTTATGGTTCATTTTCTACACCTATGACTACAACATATCCGGCCTCTAGCGAAGGAGACACCATGACCGTGGAGGTCAACCTCCCTCAACTCTATACAACAGTTACAAGCTATGGTACTTTCACTGCACCTGGGATAAAAACATACCCTGTCTCTCTCGCAGGCGACGTCATCACTATTGAGGTCGATTTACCGCAGTTATACACAACAGTCACAAACTATGTTCCAGGTATCACTGCCCCAGCGGCAACAACCCTGCCAGAatctgctgctggtgatgtTATCACTGTGCTTCTCGATCTTCCGCAGTCGTATACAACTGTCACGTCCTATGTCGACACTGTGACTCCACCTTTAACTGCAACATACCAGCCCTCTATTCCTGGCGACAGTGGTACTATTGTAGTTGAGATTCCCCAGGTGTACACTACAGTCAGAAGCTACCGCCCGGATATCACCGCTCCTGAAGCAACGACTTTGCCGGCAGCTACAGCAGGAGATGTCATAACTGTACTCCTTGATCTTCCACAGTCTTACACGACTGTCACAACTTATGTTGACAGCCTCACTACACCTTCAACTACTACATATCAACCTTCCCTTGAATGGGACTTTGTCACTGTCATGGTCAAGATCCCTCAGGTATACACCACTATTACGAGCTATGGCACCTTTGCTTCTCCTTTGACAACGACGTTGCAGCCATCGACTGCGGGAGACGCTTACACAGTGTTGGTCGATCTTCCTATCTCATATTTAACTGTCACAAGCTACGGCTCCTTTACCCAGCCTACGACTACCACTTTGGCGCCTTCTGATGGCTtagctgctgttgttgttggactTCCTCAACCATATACAACCATAACTAGCTATGGCTCTTTTACAACTTCTGCAACTACGACACTGGCGCCCTCTGTCCCTGGCAGCGATGCTACTGTTCTTGTTCAAGTACCACAGTCGTATACGACCCTGACCAGCTACGGCGATTTCACAGGACTTTTAACCACAACACTAGACCCGTCTGCACCTGGTCCTGTGGCTACTGTTGTCGTCAAAGCCCCACAGCTGTATACAACAGTGACAAGCTATGGTCCTTTTACAGCAGATGTAACTACAACGATCGGACCCTCTATGCCGGGAGCTCTTGCTACTGTTTTTGAGCAGGTGCCGCAGTCATACACAACTGTGACTACATATGGAACTTTCACCGCTCTTGAGACTTCAACATTAAAAGACCCTGTACCTGGTCCTCTAGCTACTGTTATCGTTCAGGCCCCGCAGCCATATACAACTGTTACGAGTTATGAGTTCATCTCAGCTGCTACAACTACAACCTTGCCGCTCGCGTCTCAAGATGTCGTTGCCACTGTTCTCATCCAGCTCCCCCAGCCATGCACTACAGTGACTAGCTATGGCTCTTTCACTACCCCTGTAACTAGTACTGTAGCACCTTCTGCACCTGGCAGCCTGGCtactgttgttgttgggctCCCTCAGCTATACACAACCGTCACCAGTTATGGCTTCGTCACCTCAGCAGCAACCGCTACCTTGAAACCAGCCTCACAAGGTGGTGTAGCTACTGTTGTTATCAAAGCCCCTATGTCTTATACAACTTTAACGACTTACGGGGCTTTCACAACTACGGCAATTACCACCATGGCCCCTGACTCTCAAGACAGTGTGGCGACTGTAGTTGTTCGAGTTCCCCAGTCTTACACGACTCTAACTACTTACGGTTCCTTCTCCGGTACAGCAACTACAACCTTGGCACCAGCCTCTCAGGGAGATTCTGGCACCGTGGTCGTACAAGTTCCTCAGCCATACACGACCCTATTCAAATACGGTTCCTACACGACAGGGGCAACTACTACCATACCACCAGCTTTTCAAGGTGATCCTGCCACTGTCATCGTTCAAGTCGAGGCGTCGTATACAACGGTAACAAGCTATTCCACTGGATTCACAGGCTCGAGCACATCCACGGGGCCTGTACCAACAGACGGTTCACCTGCGACTGTATGTGTTGTCCTTCCTGCCGTTGGCACTCAGGTCGCGGACCAGACATGCGACAATACAGGCTTGGAATACGCCATTTACGCCCACAATTATTACAATTCCGACGCTCCCAATTATTCATCCTTCGATGCTGAATCTTTCAAGACAAGGCTACCGACTTTTACTGGTATTACAGACCGAATTGGCATCGAAGAGGTTGGTGGAGGAACGTCGGGAAATCCCTATACTCCCCAAAGTATTTATCCCCTCTCACCGATTCAGTGGTGGCAGTACAAAGCAGTCAACCATCGAGCATTCTTATACGCACCCATCAGCGGGGTATATTCCATCATAGTTCCATACTCTGATGAAATCACGTTGGTCTGGTTTGGTGACAAGGCAATGACTTCGTGGACGCGTAGTAATGCCGATTTGGAGCAGGGCTATTCTTGGGGACCGTCGGCCTCCAAGACCTACAAAATTCAGCTCACAGCGGGTACTTACACCCCGTTTCGTCTCTTGTGGGCCAATGCGTAG
- a CDS encoding hypothetical protein (EggNog:ENOG41), with the protein MVAGATVQRPEYLSMNLNKCANLGLNAFFQAERGILKMRQLSVMAQNRLSDVVYCLAEPVVAQKCLRAYMSDIKESAEECYITSKEIDDDFTAWLRFAQELNTAWAEQRSTVADKSVASELKKATEECCLTQTEEAVKVAKKIAEDLGKTLDGATVTYTKTSDNFPTGWEIIGQQVVSGLSECLTTALNQAIPALVDSLDPITKAKAALGGGQTTQPPAVEARDPAYAQLARDPYLFDALNGILRSTGGVDWKSTEVTKEQPKTVIGFISSMLGDSLTSFSKLASDQAASIQYEQILADAVKIAQEILYESKKASSSLSYQKPGKDDPMVKKWQEVFEALYSDTYALKTKGRQLPGNSANPSPLYPSEADRTAQISAKTQQAQLLVDSATKQLTTASETLKVTTEAYKEASKQLLEQQTVLASIKAELTKLTKENMALEEIKTVLVQCIKLIINLKSQITNLVRFFSAIATTIDVFVNKTVAKFLKTVSIAVSSDSVALEKGTVGNYSLLDTERSKREEILNGMYERNNDVSSTIKQLPAGTVPSQIQSVIEKTAKEFEEATKQQIVTAAQYKPINRPSLISLRTESL; encoded by the exons ATGGTAGCTGGAGCTACTGTTCAACGACCAGAGTACCTCAGTATGAACCTCAATAAGTGTGCTAATCTAGGCCTCAATGCCTTCTTCCAGGCAGAAAGAGGTATTTTGAAGATGAGACAGCTCTCTGTCATGGCTCAAAACAGG CTTTCCGACGTCGTTTATTGTCTTGCCGAGCCGGTCGTTGCTCAGAAATGTCTCAGGGCGTATATGAGCGATATCAAGGAATCCGCAGAGGAATGTTACATCACGTCCAAGGAGATTGATGACGATTTCACTGCTTGGCTCAGGTTTGCACAGGAGCTAAACACAGCTTGGGCTGAGCAAAGGTCTACCGTCGCCGACAAGTCTGTCGCAagtgagttgaagaaggcgacTGAAGAGTGCTGTCTCACGCAGACAGAGGAGGCCGTCAAAGTTGCTAAGAAGATCGCTGAAGACTTGGGCAAGACACTTGACGGAGCCACTGTTACTTACACTAAGACATCCGATAATTTTCCAACTGG ATGGGAGATCATTGGGCAACAAGTGGTTTCGGGGCTCTCCGAGTGCCTTACCACTGCCCTAAACCAAGCTATTCCAGCCCTTGTGGATAGTCTTGACCCAATCACCAAAGCTAAGGCTGCTCTCGGAGGAGGGCAGACCACGCAACCACCAGCTGTTGAGGCTCGCGACCCTGCATACGCTCAGCTGGCCCGAGATCCATACCTGTTCGACGCGCTGAACGGAATTCTGCGCAGCACTGGCGGAGTAGACTGGAAGAGCACTGAAGTGACGAAAGAACAGCCGAAGACCGTCATCGGTTTCATCTCCAGCATGCTCGGCGATTCGCTGacaagcttctccaagttGGCCAGCGACCAGGCGGCTAGTATTCAATATGAGCAGATTTTGGCTGACGCGGTAAAG ATCGCACAGGAAATCTTGTATGAGTCCAAGAAGGCTAGTTCGAGTCTCAGTTATCAGAAACCAGGCAAGGATGACCCTATGGTCAAGAAGTGGCAGGAAGTCTTTGAGGCTCTGTACTCCGACACTTATGCTTTGAAAACCAAGGGTCGGCAGCTCCCAGGAAACTCTGCCAACCCG TCACCTTTATATCCATCTGAGGCGGATCGAACGGCGCAAATCAGTGCCAAGACACAACAAGCCCAGCTTTTAGTCGATAGCGCGACTAAACAACTGACCACAGCGTCCGAGACTCTGAAGGTCACCACCGAGGCTTACAAGGAGGCTTCGAAACAGCTCCTCGAGCAACAGACAGTCCTGGCCAGTATCAAGGCGGAACTTACCAAGTTGACAAAGGAAAACATGGCATTG gaagagatcaagaccGTACTGGTGCAGTGCATCAAACTGATCATCAATCTGAAGTCACAGATCACAAACTTGGTCCGCTTCTTCAGTGCCATCGCCACGACCATTGATGTTTTCGTGAATAAGACTGTAGCCAAATTTTTAAAGACCGTCAGCATCGCTGTCTCCTCCGATTCTGTCGCGCTTGAAAAGGGGACAGTCGGAAACTACTCTCTTCTTGATACTGAGCGAAGC AAACGAGAGGAGATTCTCAACGGAATGTACGAGCGCAACAATGATGTTTCTTCCACTATCAAGCAGCTACCTGCAGGCACGGTTCCAAGCCAGATCCAGTCTGTCATTGAAAAGACTGCTAAAGAGTTTGAGGAAGCCACGAAGCAGCAAATCGTGACTGCTGCCCAATACAAGCCCATCAACCGGCCCTCGCTGATAAGTCTGCGTACGGAGAGCCTCTAG